One Channa argus isolate prfri chromosome 17, Channa argus male v1.0, whole genome shotgun sequence genomic window, AGTTCTACAGGGTGCTGCTGTTAAACCCAATCAGTTTCTGTCTgaaacaaatatactgtacactccAACTGTCTGGAGAGCAATTTACACAGCAAAGACAGAACTTTCTTCAACCATAATTTCACTGCCTTCAGAATCGAGTCTCAGAACTGCCTCTCTTCAGtgtgctgctgttaaactcatCATGCTCAAAGCTCAGATTATTATGTGACCTTGAAATCATGAGCAGTTTCTCGCGCTTACTGTAGTCACGTCTCACTGTCACAGATGTTGAGACCTCCAGCGGCCGCTCCCCTTGCTCTTCCCTGTTCTCTAGTCGCATGTAGCCTTTGCTGCTGCCCCGGTTGCCACTGTTACAGCGGTTGCTGTTGCTACGGTCGAGGCGTGGCCAGCTGGGGTGCTTCCTCTGCTCTGGGCGTACGCTGAGCATGCTCGGTCCACGTTCGAGGTCCAGTGATTTGGAGTGACTGCTGAGTATGTGCAGAGAGGAGTTGGAGCCAAAGTCACTCCTCGCTGCTCCTGGAGAGAGCCAGCAGCCTGAGGTAGAAGACGGAGTGGgggagagggaagaggaggagatagAGGTGCAGTGGGATGAAGAGGAGGCGGAGTTACTCCGGTGTAAGCATGGCGGTTTGGAGGCCTTGGCCACAGATGCTACAGGAACTGTCAGAGACTCCATGGAGCTCAGAGGCTGTgacctctctccatctcttctctcttctcctctttcctcctcagTAATGGCCTCCATCTCTGGTTCATCAATAACACAGTTATTCAGTTTTATAACAGGGAGAGTAAATGCAGAGATAGAGGAGGAAACAATAGAGCGTGCATGGTGtcctcctttttctccttctccatcCACTGACCACTGGTGGCGCATTGAATCTGAGTGTGCCAACCCGAGCCCCGGACCACTGAATGAGCGATCCTTGTAGAGCGGAGCCAGCAGGCCCACGAAGCTGCAATCCAACTTGGCCTGATCTTTGTGCCTGTGAAACTCCTCATCCCTTAAcagcacctcctcctcctctgtagaGCCTCCTCCCCCTCCGGCCCTAGAAGAGAACGCTAGTAGGGAGTTGCTGGCTAGCCGCATAGCATTATCACCTCCATAGCTGCGAAGGTCCCCAGCGTCTCTTGCATAGGTGCTGTTGCGGTGATGGTGTTGtctttgctcattctgcctgaggCGATGGATGTCAATGACTGTGGAGTACATGTCTCTCATGTGGATTATCTAGTGAAGAAGATAAACATATTATTAATAGTATCTGTAGGATTACCTGACAATTTTTGATTATAACCCACTGAATTAGTGTTTAGTGTTAGGTGTTTGTGACCTTGTGTACATGTCTCTccagggagggggggggggagcaggaGATAATGCAAGAAAGGAGAGGGCATAAGAACAGAGGATCGGAGGAAATATTTGGGATAAGGGTAAGAGGAGTCTGGAAGAAAATCTGATTTGCATGTTAGTAATGTAGGATGACTGTAGCGCGACTGACTTTCTAGAGAGTGGAGGAAGAAGTTAAATGAGAATATGGGAAAAGGAATGAATAGGTGGACTTAGATGTTCCACCATGTGTGCATGGATCTGCTTATTTCCACTTTacctttgtctctctgtctctgttttcatGAAGTATGGCATTAGCGCAGATAAAGATGAAAATCCCAATTCCCATGGTAAAGGGCCCGAGCATCTTCATCCGCTCAGAGTGACGATGCTGTTCTAGGAACCGCATCAGAATACCCCCAGTCTGCTTGGAGGATGCACCTACATGCAGTGCACATGGATGGTTGGagtcattttatattaaatgtaaaggCTAGTTTAAGATTGTAATCCCTGTGCTCTTTCCTTACCTTGCACATCATGGGTTGTGCTAGAGTTTACAATGTCTCCCTCTGTGCCAGCCATCTTGGCTCCCTCACCTGTGGTAGATGTTTTGTGGCCTCCATCTGTTGCTGTTTTAGATCCTCCTCCAGTCTGAGTTCTGGCTAAGGGCATGGCTTCACTGTGCGGCCAGTAGCCCAGTGTTGCCATACAGATCCCTATGGCCAAAATTACTAGTCCTAGGAGAAGGAAAAACCCAGATGCGGAGTAGAGGCGGAGCCTACCACGTACCACCACAACGTCAGTGCGTCGCCTCCTCCTTCTAAAACAAAGGTATGGGAATAAAATTACGTTTTTctacaatgttgttttttttttgttttgtttttgttttttttaatttataaaaataaagctaataaGCGATAATCACCTGGGAGCAGCCTCTGGGGCAGCATTTCCCAGGCCTTGGGATGTAGACGGTATGGAGCGGTGCTGAGAGCGAGAAGAGTCTTGGCGTTTTAGCTTGGCCAAGCCTGTCAGCACGCCTGCTGCTGCAGTCATACTTATCCTGCAgatacagatgcacacacacatgaatttaACATgatttatgtctctgtgtgtgtgtgtgtgtgtgtgtgtgtgtgtgtgtgtgtgtatgtgtgtgtgcgtgcgtgtctTTAAGCAACACGTCACTGAAGGAACACTATTATAGAgctgatgtttgttttgtcttttgtgcaACTTTAAAGATGAATATAGGTATAAAAGGCTTAATAGTCCAAGTGCTGCATCTCCCACTATTATGCAGATTTAACCAGTTCTAATGATCAcaactgtgtttgtctctttatgCAGGAGTGGCACCTCACATACCACAGTGACTTTGCAAAGCTGATGGTGACAAGTTGTTTTACACGCAGTTTGCAGGAAAAGTGTgtgaaattttagtttttttgagtTCACAGAATCAC contains:
- the tmem200a gene encoding transmembrane protein 200A isoform X2, whose product is MTAAAGVLTGLAKLKRQDSSRSQHRSIPSTSQGLGNAAPEAAPRRRRRRTDVVVVRGRLRLYSASGFFLLLGLVILAIGICMATLGYWPHSEAMPLARTQTGGGSKTATDGGHKTSTTGASSKQTGGILMRFLEQHRHSERMKMLGPFTMGIGIFIFICANAILHENRDRETKIIHMRDMYSTVIDIHRLRQNEQRQHHHRNSTYARDAGDLRSYGGDNAMRLASNSLLAFSSRAGGGGGSTEEEEVLLRDEEFHRHKDQAKLDCSFVGLLAPLYKDRSFSGPGLGLAHSDSMRHQWSVDGEGEKGGHHARSIVSSSISAFTLPVIKLNNCVIDEPEMEAITEEERGEERRDGERSQPLSSMESLTVPVASVAKASKPPCLHRSNSASSSSHCTSISSSSLSPTPSSTSGCWLSPGAARSDFGSNSSLHILSSHSKSLDLERGPSMLSVRPEQRKHPSWPRLDRSNSNRCNSGNRGSSKGYMRLENREEQGERPLEVSTSVTVRRDYSKREKLLMISRSHNNLSFEHDEFNSSTLKRGSSETRF
- the tmem200a gene encoding transmembrane protein 200A isoform X1, giving the protein MTAAAGVLTGLAKLKRQDSSRSQHRSIPSTSQGLGNAAPEAAPRRRRRRTDVVVVRGRLRLYSASGFFLLLGLVILAIGICMATLGYWPHSEAMPLARTQTGGGSKTATDGGHKTSTTGEGAKMAGTEGDIVNSSTTHDVQGASSKQTGGILMRFLEQHRHSERMKMLGPFTMGIGIFIFICANAILHENRDRETKIIHMRDMYSTVIDIHRLRQNEQRQHHHRNSTYARDAGDLRSYGGDNAMRLASNSLLAFSSRAGGGGGSTEEEEVLLRDEEFHRHKDQAKLDCSFVGLLAPLYKDRSFSGPGLGLAHSDSMRHQWSVDGEGEKGGHHARSIVSSSISAFTLPVIKLNNCVIDEPEMEAITEEERGEERRDGERSQPLSSMESLTVPVASVAKASKPPCLHRSNSASSSSHCTSISSSSLSPTPSSTSGCWLSPGAARSDFGSNSSLHILSSHSKSLDLERGPSMLSVRPEQRKHPSWPRLDRSNSNRCNSGNRGSSKGYMRLENREEQGERPLEVSTSVTVRRDYSKREKLLMISRSHNNLSFEHDEFNSSTLKRGSSETRF